Proteins encoded within one genomic window of Elusimicrobiota bacterium:
- a CDS encoding ABC transporter ATP-binding protein → MPILSTKGLQKVFSDTSVTAVDGLTISVEPREIVGLIGPDGSGKTTALRMICGVIPPTSGTVIIDGYDILANPEPVYHIFGYMPQKFSLYTDLTVEENLDFFADMYGVSKKVRTERFKQLYEFSRLEPFKTRLAMNLSGGMQKKLALACNLIHTPKLLVLDEPTTGVDPVSRRELWDMLYKLVAGGTSIVVSTPYMDEAERCHRVGLMHEGKIIRYGTPDEIHGLSNQQVFEIITTDNHHARNVISKTCPDIKFVYIFGDTLHATAGMETDAGKVNTSIVNTLTAEKVGVKSFCVIHPSFEDIFIELLQEKTG, encoded by the coding sequence ATGCCTATTCTTTCCACTAAGGGATTACAAAAAGTTTTTAGTGATACTTCCGTTACTGCCGTTGATGGTTTAACTATCAGCGTTGAACCCCGTGAGATCGTGGGACTAATCGGCCCGGATGGCAGCGGTAAAACTACGGCATTACGTATGATCTGCGGGGTAATACCACCAACTTCAGGAACTGTAATAATTGACGGGTATGACATTCTGGCTAACCCTGAACCGGTTTATCATATATTCGGGTATATGCCCCAGAAATTTAGTTTATACACCGACCTTACTGTTGAAGAAAATCTTGACTTCTTTGCCGATATGTACGGAGTATCAAAAAAAGTCCGGACTGAACGGTTTAAGCAGTTATATGAGTTCTCACGGCTTGAACCCTTTAAAACAAGGTTGGCTATGAACCTTTCCGGGGGTATGCAAAAAAAACTGGCGTTAGCATGTAATCTTATCCATACACCTAAATTACTGGTTCTTGACGAACCAACTACCGGAGTGGATCCCGTATCACGGCGTGAACTCTGGGATATGCTGTACAAACTTGTCGCCGGGGGTACCAGTATTGTGGTCAGTACGCCGTATATGGACGAGGCGGAACGCTGTCACCGTGTAGGGTTGATGCATGAAGGTAAGATTATACGCTACGGTACACCGGATGAAATCCACGGATTATCAAACCAACAAGTGTTTGAGATTATCACTACTGACAACCATCACGCACGGAATGTTATCTCAAAAACCTGTCCGGACATAAAATTTGTGTATATCTTCGGTGATACATTACACGCAACCGCCGGGATGGAAACTGATGCCGGGAAGGTTAATACCTCAATTGTTAACACCCTTACCGCTGAAAAGGTGGGGGTAAAAAGTTTTTGTGTAATCCATCCGTCGTTTGAAGATATTTTTATTGAACTTTTACAGGAGAAAACGGGATGA
- a CDS encoding transglutaminase domain-containing protein gives MRLFTGLVFLLLTNISIAAAIDERVKTMIPELSEIIDNGEYTNAEKLITQYILKTGDTILPEDRARLLWEKEKLKRIRLDYTLSAEDLQKALAKKIKDFKPGEFREWDESRMFDKRVIDGKTWYINPSVSNLFFRYRDIYPRAIEWKDLGKKAQDYLSLVTSITGEYATTKQPLLAQTTFILTLEIRTDTAGMKKNELLRCWLPIPLSIPRQINITILESTPTYKKQIATPEFACLYFEQPVTGDTAVFTVKTKYNSYAYYNPVNPEKVIPYEKTDPEYVSNIKTRTPHEEPSAELIELTKFITANETNPYLKAKMIYDWIAENIKYSFANEYSTLDNLSKYTYEHMYGDCGQIGMLFITLCKLSGIPARWQSGWTIIPGEEGMHDWTEIYIPPYGWLPVDPHRGSFEMHYGSFTLDPEQCRKVRDFFFGNIDQYRFVINNNHSYTLIPSKKHFRAEIVDFQRGELETVDTGFYFDKFKCTVKSENVSYAK, from the coding sequence ATGAGATTATTTACAGGCCTCGTGTTTTTGTTATTGACTAACATAAGTATTGCAGCAGCGATTGATGAAAGGGTTAAAACAATGATTCCTGAGCTCTCAGAAATTATTGATAACGGGGAGTATACAAACGCGGAAAAGCTTATCACACAGTACATCCTGAAAACCGGGGACACAATTTTACCGGAAGACCGGGCACGTTTATTATGGGAAAAAGAAAAACTTAAACGTATCCGTCTTGACTATACTTTATCTGCGGAAGATTTACAGAAAGCGCTAGCTAAGAAAATTAAGGATTTTAAACCCGGCGAATTCAGGGAATGGGATGAATCACGGATGTTTGACAAACGTGTAATTGATGGTAAGACATGGTATATTAATCCCAGTGTCAGCAACCTGTTTTTCCGTTACCGCGATATCTATCCCCGCGCTATAGAATGGAAAGACCTCGGGAAAAAAGCGCAGGATTATCTTTCATTAGTGACAAGTATCACCGGTGAATACGCAACTACAAAACAACCCCTGCTGGCTCAGACAACGTTTATACTGACCCTTGAAATACGAACGGATACCGCAGGGATGAAAAAAAACGAACTCCTGCGGTGCTGGTTACCTATACCGTTGAGTATCCCGCGGCAGATAAATATTACCATCCTGGAATCCACACCAACATATAAAAAACAAATTGCTACACCGGAATTCGCGTGTTTATACTTTGAACAACCCGTAACCGGTGATACAGCAGTATTTACCGTTAAGACAAAATATAACTCGTATGCGTATTATAATCCGGTGAATCCCGAAAAAGTTATTCCATATGAAAAAACTGATCCGGAGTATGTCAGTAATATTAAAACCAGGACACCGCATGAGGAACCGTCAGCAGAACTTATTGAACTTACGAAGTTTATTACTGCTAACGAAACTAATCCGTATCTAAAAGCAAAAATGATTTATGACTGGATTGCTGAAAATATTAAGTACAGTTTCGCAAATGAGTACTCCACTCTTGACAATCTTTCAAAGTATACTTATGAACATATGTACGGTGATTGCGGGCAGATAGGCATGTTGTTTATTACGTTGTGCAAACTTTCCGGTATACCGGCGCGGTGGCAGTCAGGATGGACAATCATACCGGGAGAGGAAGGTATGCATGACTGGACAGAGATATATATTCCGCCTTATGGATGGCTCCCGGTTGATCCGCATAGAGGAAGTTTTGAAATGCATTACGGCAGTTTTACTCTTGATCCCGAACAATGCAGAAAAGTCCGTGACTTTTTCTTTGGTAATATTGATCAGTACAGGTTTGTGATAAACAATAATCACAGTTATACGCTTATACCATCAAAAAAACACTTCCGTGCGGAAATCGTTGATTTCCAGCGGGGTGAACTTGAAACCGTGGATACCGGCTTTTATTTTGATAAATTTAAGTGCACGGTAAAATCAGAAAATGTTTCTTATGCAAAGTAA
- a CDS encoding ABC transporter ATP-binding protein, whose product MTGSNNNISIDVKALTRKFGKFTAVNNISMQVKQGEIFGFLGPNGAGKSTTIRMLCGIIPPTEGTAIVAGYDVVTVPDKVKGSIGYMSQKFSLYDDLTVSQNIDFYSGIYLVPKAEKKQRKEWVLNTTGLTDNINTLTSNLSGGWKQRLALACAVVHKPKVLFLDEPTAGVDPLARRKFWDLIYDTAANGTTILVTTHYLDEAENCNRIGLIYNGEIIAIGTPGEVKADALPENILELNCGDCLAAMDILSGNEFVKQSTPFGNMLHLILNRISGSNNGVVESIKTNLSSRGIQVVSAEFVRPSLEDVFIYLINEKLGR is encoded by the coding sequence ATGACGGGTAGTAACAACAATATATCTATCGACGTTAAAGCGCTTACCCGTAAATTCGGTAAGTTCACGGCGGTAAATAATATCAGTATGCAGGTGAAACAAGGAGAAATTTTCGGTTTTCTCGGTCCGAATGGCGCGGGGAAGTCTACAACAATACGTATGCTCTGCGGGATTATACCTCCAACAGAAGGAACGGCAATTGTTGCGGGGTACGATGTTGTTACCGTACCGGATAAAGTTAAGGGTTCAATCGGGTATATGTCCCAGAAGTTTTCGTTATACGACGACCTTACCGTAAGCCAGAATATAGATTTTTACAGCGGTATTTATCTTGTCCCTAAAGCTGAGAAAAAACAGAGGAAAGAGTGGGTGCTTAACACCACGGGATTAACTGACAATATTAACACTCTTACCTCCAACCTTTCAGGCGGATGGAAACAACGCCTGGCGCTTGCCTGCGCGGTTGTTCATAAACCAAAAGTCCTTTTTCTGGATGAACCCACTGCGGGGGTTGACCCGTTAGCGCGGCGTAAGTTCTGGGATCTTATATATGATACCGCGGCAAATGGAACTACAATACTGGTAACCACGCATTATCTGGACGAAGCGGAAAACTGCAACCGCATAGGGTTGATCTATAACGGTGAAATCATTGCTATCGGCACACCCGGAGAGGTTAAGGCTGACGCGTTACCTGAGAACATACTTGAACTTAACTGCGGAGACTGTCTTGCTGCAATGGATATACTGTCAGGAAACGAGTTTGTGAAACAATCAACGCCGTTTGGTAATATGCTGCACCTGATACTCAACCGAATATCGGGATCAAATAACGGGGTGGTGGAAAGTATAAAAACAAATTTATCTTCCCGGGGGATACAGGTTGTCTCCGCAGAATTTGTCCGGCCGTCACTTGAGGATGTGTTTATATATTTGATCAACGAAAAACTGGGTAGGTGA
- a CDS encoding CsgG/HfaB family protein, with translation MKKFIALFTCTVLLATLGTTAFTAGSKPRMAVMPLSEGSIDHWWGNWNVGQGVSDMLVTDLVKSGKFSMIEREQLQKVMAEQQLGVSGAVNENTAAQLGKILGVDYIIVGRITQFAVESNDISIPYVGRVQNNVAQCAIDARVVSVKTAEILTAIDGQGKETKTGLSVWLSGVPHFSFGSNDFHKSILGKATRTAVTDFVAKLTAQVGGDGTIKPQQPTDVTTGAIEEVNEVLAKVADIEENIVTLNAGLDSGVKKDMVFMIRRITKVVTDPDTGEEIKKVYSTIGEVKVTEVGKKSATCEIVKTEPKQTIQVKDEASWKKK, from the coding sequence ATGAAGAAATTTATTGCGTTATTTACATGCACAGTATTACTGGCTACTTTGGGGACAACGGCATTCACAGCGGGAAGTAAACCGCGTATGGCCGTTATGCCGTTGAGTGAAGGTTCGATTGATCATTGGTGGGGTAACTGGAATGTCGGGCAGGGCGTGTCGGACATGCTGGTAACCGACCTTGTAAAAAGCGGCAAGTTTTCTATGATTGAACGTGAACAACTACAAAAAGTTATGGCAGAACAGCAACTCGGCGTTTCCGGCGCGGTGAATGAAAACACTGCCGCGCAGTTAGGAAAAATTCTTGGTGTTGACTATATCATCGTCGGGAGAATAACACAGTTCGCTGTGGAATCCAACGATATATCAATCCCCTACGTCGGGAGAGTACAGAACAACGTTGCGCAATGCGCGATTGATGCCAGGGTGGTCAGCGTAAAAACCGCGGAGATCCTTACCGCGATTGACGGGCAGGGGAAAGAAACTAAGACAGGTTTGTCGGTATGGTTATCCGGCGTCCCGCATTTTTCGTTCGGGAGTAATGATTTCCATAAAAGTATTCTCGGTAAAGCTACCCGCACAGCAGTAACTGATTTTGTTGCAAAACTTACCGCTCAGGTAGGCGGGGATGGAACGATAAAACCTCAACAACCAACTGATGTTACTACCGGCGCAATCGAAGAGGTTAACGAAGTGCTTGCAAAAGTTGCGGATATCGAAGAAAATATTGTTACACTCAATGCCGGCCTGGATTCTGGAGTGAAGAAAGACATGGTTTTTATGATACGCCGTATAACAAAAGTTGTGACTGACCCTGATACGGGTGAAGAAATCAAGAAAGTATACAGCACAATCGGTGAAGTTAAAGTCACGGAAGTAGGAAAAAAATCTGCCACTTGTGAAATTGTGAAGACTGAACCGAAACAAACTATTCAGGTTAAGGACGAAGCGTCCTGGAAAAAGAAATAA
- a CDS encoding TolC family protein → MQSKHGIAAVTFFAVLYITVSSPVLLYSAVYNLDYIKKVTLENNRAVLSSKKKVDTAKSKVHEAAAGYLPVVSALAKYQYTSLIPEMNVSFPVTIPTGPTTSITKTIDNSIKIGDDDNWMLGVAVQQNIFSWNRVRNAYSAAKNAVVTTESEYIKTCNDAVNDAATAFYTALFAKELVETHRASLDRAEEHRKTVESKFNAGAVSKLDLLRAKTQVANTEPLVVQAQNMYDTSLVRLKHLMALEQNTEVILNGKLEYVPVEIILNDCISSALKTRSEPAIAATAVETAKLNTKIVGTKNKPTLFGLAGYQYQYPFYSKLEWKDSWYAGLTFNWQIFTGFAVSNAITQGKLIEQQAEIAQVQVRDGIIVEITQSVLKLHDAKERIKSQVENVALAEEMLKIANISFSNGCVTNQEVLDAQMALTLAGTNYLQAVYDYTLARIALDKAMGKY, encoded by the coding sequence ATGCAAAGTAAACACGGAATAGCGGCAGTAACTTTCTTCGCGGTTCTCTATATTACAGTTTCCTCGCCAGTGCTTCTCTACAGCGCTGTTTATAATCTTGACTATATAAAGAAAGTTACTTTAGAGAATAACCGGGCGGTATTGTCCTCAAAAAAGAAAGTTGATACCGCAAAAAGTAAGGTACATGAAGCCGCAGCGGGATATCTGCCGGTAGTCTCAGCATTAGCTAAGTATCAGTATACATCATTAATTCCGGAGATGAACGTATCATTTCCTGTCACAATCCCAACCGGCCCTACAACAAGTATTACGAAAACTATTGATAATTCCATCAAAATCGGTGATGACGACAACTGGATGCTTGGCGTGGCGGTACAGCAAAACATTTTTTCGTGGAACCGCGTGAGAAATGCGTATAGTGCTGCAAAAAATGCTGTTGTGACAACAGAGAGTGAATATATAAAAACATGTAACGACGCGGTGAATGACGCAGCTACTGCGTTTTATACCGCGCTATTTGCGAAGGAACTGGTGGAGACACACAGGGCATCACTTGACCGTGCGGAGGAACACCGTAAAACCGTGGAATCAAAATTTAATGCCGGAGCGGTATCCAAACTTGACCTTCTGCGTGCAAAGACACAGGTGGCTAATACTGAACCTCTTGTAGTGCAGGCGCAAAATATGTATGACACTTCACTGGTAAGGTTGAAACATTTAATGGCACTGGAACAAAATACTGAGGTTATATTAAACGGTAAACTTGAATACGTGCCGGTTGAGATTATACTAAATGACTGTATTTCTTCAGCGCTAAAGACACGCAGTGAGCCCGCTATCGCAGCAACTGCTGTGGAAACCGCTAAGCTGAACACAAAAATTGTGGGTACAAAAAATAAACCTACCCTCTTTGGCCTTGCGGGATACCAGTACCAGTACCCGTTTTATTCTAAACTTGAATGGAAAGACAGCTGGTATGCCGGTTTAACGTTTAACTGGCAGATATTCACCGGTTTTGCTGTATCTAACGCAATAACCCAGGGTAAACTCATTGAACAACAAGCTGAGATTGCGCAGGTGCAGGTACGTGATGGTATTATTGTGGAGATAACACAGTCGGTACTAAAACTTCATGACGCGAAGGAACGTATTAAGTCGCAGGTGGAAAACGTAGCATTGGCGGAAGAAATGTTAAAAATCGCGAATATAAGTTTTTCAAATGGTTGCGTTACTAATCAAGAAGTACTTGACGCGCAAATGGCATTGACGCTTGCCGGGACAAATTATCTTCAGGCAGTGTATGACTACACTCTCGCGAGGATTGCTCTGGATAAAGCAATGGGGAAATATTAA
- a CDS encoding PorV/PorQ family protein produces MKTKIIYTATLTAILSLFSVVCVYAGSNAGVGTASYLRLISTPKTSAMGLAGTGLVNELESIMYNPAAIATLKQNSAEAVHMEYLTLIQHETVIAGYILPWKGVMGLAVNSINFGDIAVTDTDELSGRDIPLDVMVPTVIIGTLSYAQKIFLPSLSAGVAVKYAQEKFSTADETDIANIISVDAGIMFEVNQSLTAGMCYQNIAGSSGKYALPGVLKLGAGYKLLDNALTIAADFDLPSDAAGFFSIGTEFALTPNIALRAGYNTGTAAITGGGITAGIGLTWEKWQLNYAYVPYGGLGLTHRVGLKFTW; encoded by the coding sequence ATGAAAACAAAAATTATTTATACTGCAACCCTAACAGCCATATTATCACTGTTCTCCGTGGTCTGTGTTTATGCCGGATCAAATGCCGGGGTTGGAACAGCATCATATTTACGGCTCATAAGCACCCCGAAAACGTCGGCAATGGGACTCGCCGGGACAGGGTTGGTGAATGAACTGGAATCTATAATGTATAACCCCGCGGCAATTGCTACACTCAAACAAAACAGCGCGGAAGCTGTGCATATGGAATATCTTACACTAATCCAGCATGAAACTGTTATTGCCGGATATATACTCCCGTGGAAAGGCGTTATGGGTTTAGCTGTTAATAGTATTAACTTCGGAGATATCGCTGTGACTGACACTGATGAATTATCAGGACGCGACATTCCCCTGGATGTAATGGTACCAACGGTCATTATTGGAACACTGAGTTATGCACAAAAAATTTTCTTGCCATCTTTATCAGCAGGGGTAGCAGTAAAGTATGCGCAAGAAAAGTTCAGTACCGCTGATGAAACGGATATCGCAAATATAATCTCCGTGGATGCCGGTATAATGTTTGAAGTGAACCAGTCATTAACTGCGGGTATGTGTTACCAGAACATAGCGGGTTCTTCCGGGAAATACGCGTTACCCGGTGTACTTAAACTCGGTGCGGGATACAAGTTGCTTGACAATGCATTGACAATCGCAGCGGATTTTGACTTACCCTCAGACGCTGCGGGTTTCTTTAGCATCGGCACGGAGTTTGCGTTAACCCCCAACATTGCGTTACGCGCAGGGTATAATACCGGTACAGCAGCGATTACCGGTGGAGGGATAACCGCAGGAATAGGCCTGACCTGGGAAAAATGGCAGTTAAACTATGCGTATGTACCTTATGGCGGGTTAGGATTGACTCACAGGGTTGGGCTAAAGTTTACGTGGTGA
- a CDS encoding FlgD immunoglobulin-like domain containing protein gives MMNFFVRLALIVLTSFFVYVPSAGTLHALMLSTTVQDTNPPEAMFTSIYDNDYITAMPLLRGYIKDDVAVSVSSITFKIDDVLTPGVIYDTTTYIFTYQVNIALTEGEHYFSIEASDLAGNISSNEVYCKVSGTDLVVENVSNFPNPFNTTTKFAVMISKQTTEVKVEIYTFTGEPVRSLTLSSPGIGYNELEWDGKNEAGNAVARGVYFYNLTVKPSSGNPVNYLKKMVKK, from the coding sequence ATGATGAATTTTTTTGTGCGATTGGCACTGATAGTATTAACATCCTTTTTTGTGTATGTACCGTCAGCAGGAACGCTGCATGCGCTAATGTTGTCTACCACTGTACAGGACACCAACCCGCCGGAAGCTATGTTCACATCAATTTATGATAATGATTACATCACAGCCATGCCTCTTCTCCGCGGGTATATCAAGGACGATGTTGCGGTTAGTGTTTCAAGTATAACATTTAAGATTGACGATGTGTTAACCCCGGGCGTTATTTATGACACTACAACATACATTTTTACATATCAGGTAAACATTGCGTTAACGGAAGGGGAGCATTACTTTTCAATAGAAGCATCCGATCTCGCGGGGAACATCAGCAGTAACGAAGTTTATTGTAAAGTCAGCGGAACTGACCTCGTTGTGGAAAACGTTTCTAATTTCCCTAATCCGTTTAATACCACCACAAAATTCGCTGTCATGATAAGCAAACAAACCACAGAGGTTAAGGTTGAAATTTATACATTCACCGGAGAACCGGTCCGCTCATTAACCCTTTCCTCTCCGGGTATAGGATACAATGAGCTTGAGTGGGATGGTAAGAATGAAGCGGGGAATGCCGTTGCGAGGGGTGTTTATTTTTATAACCTCACAGTAAAACCGTCAAGCGGTAACCCGGTTAATTACCTAAAAAAAATGGTTAAGAAATGA
- a CDS encoding alpha/beta fold hydrolase has protein sequence METFVKYKVHGQYVYGIWHYPERKKSRPSKVPAILMCHGFTGNKSEAHMLFTKFARRLAKQGVAVLRIDFRCSGDSEGDFKDMTITGEITDAVEGINFLKTLSGVDTNRIGIMGLSLGGFVTFMTANKLPEIVKYAVLWSAVADPKFILTRTPQVTEDIRRKGYHLRAGNALTKPFIDDIYQFPAIHTMPAYTSPVLVVHGDNDKSIPLTHAGMYARHFKHNGNLFEMKVIAGADHTYSSPQLEDKVYGITEKWIKKVLRGL, from the coding sequence ATGGAAACATTTGTTAAATACAAAGTTCACGGGCAGTACGTTTATGGTATCTGGCACTATCCTGAAAGAAAAAAATCGCGTCCCTCAAAAGTTCCGGCAATACTTATGTGCCATGGTTTTACCGGGAACAAGTCAGAAGCTCATATGTTATTCACCAAATTTGCGCGGCGGTTAGCAAAACAGGGCGTTGCGGTATTAAGGATTGACTTTCGTTGCTCAGGGGATAGTGAAGGCGATTTTAAGGATATGACAATAACTGGCGAGATAACAGATGCTGTTGAGGGGATTAACTTTTTAAAAACCCTGTCCGGGGTTGATACAAACCGTATCGGTATTATGGGATTAAGCCTTGGCGGGTTCGTTACGTTTATGACTGCAAATAAGTTACCAGAAATAGTTAAGTACGCGGTGTTATGGTCTGCCGTAGCTGACCCAAAATTTATACTTACACGTACACCACAGGTAACAGAAGATATCCGCCGGAAAGGGTACCACCTTCGAGCTGGGAATGCTCTTACGAAACCCTTTATTGACGATATTTATCAATTTCCTGCAATACATACAATGCCCGCCTACACCAGTCCTGTACTGGTTGTGCACGGGGATAATGATAAAAGTATACCGCTAACCCACGCTGGGATGTATGCCCGACATTTTAAACATAACGGCAACCTGTTTGAGATGAAAGTTATTGCAGGAGCGGATCATACATATAGTTCACCGCAATTAGAAGATAAAGTTTATGGTATAACAGAAAAATGGATAAAGAAAGTTTTAAGGGGGTTATAA
- a CDS encoding efflux RND transporter periplasmic adaptor subunit: MVGNKHKPPVIIPVILVLGTAVYFLATHKWSADNTNITAAGTIEATQVDISSKIPGTITRLNFKEGEVVNKGVSLAEINHDELDARLAQVQAQAMAAMEQINQVEINLNNIKDNFKRTQELYTAGSVSQQQYDTVKTQYDTLQSQYSAAKQNYNQASAAVDVIKSQIGNAYFRSPIDGTIVDKPVSIGETLFPGTVLCSIADLDDVWLKIYVPSTKLGRITVGQSVEVTTDSFPNKKYEGKIINIATKAEFTPKNIQIKEERAKLVFAVKIGVQNIEQELKPGMPADAIIKLK; the protein is encoded by the coding sequence ATGGTTGGTAATAAACATAAACCGCCGGTGATCATACCGGTAATTCTGGTACTGGGCACAGCGGTATACTTTTTAGCGACGCATAAATGGTCAGCGGATAATACAAACATTACAGCGGCGGGAACAATTGAAGCTACTCAGGTGGATATATCCTCAAAAATTCCGGGAACAATCACTAGGCTTAACTTCAAAGAAGGCGAAGTTGTGAATAAAGGCGTTTCCCTCGCTGAAATTAATCATGATGAACTCGATGCGCGGCTCGCACAGGTACAGGCACAGGCAATGGCTGCGATGGAACAAATTAATCAGGTGGAGATTAATCTTAATAATATCAAAGATAACTTTAAACGCACACAGGAATTGTACACAGCAGGATCTGTTTCTCAGCAGCAATACGATACTGTAAAAACACAGTATGATACTCTGCAATCACAATATTCCGCGGCAAAACAAAATTATAACCAGGCATCCGCTGCGGTGGATGTCATTAAGTCTCAAATAGGCAACGCGTATTTCCGTTCACCGATTGACGGGACAATTGTAGATAAGCCCGTGAGTATCGGGGAAACTTTGTTCCCGGGAACAGTTTTATGTTCAATAGCCGACCTCGATGATGTATGGTTAAAAATATATGTCCCTTCAACAAAACTCGGACGGATTACGGTTGGGCAATCTGTGGAAGTTACCACTGACTCGTTCCCCAATAAAAAGTATGAGGGTAAAATTATTAATATCGCAACAAAAGCGGAGTTCACTCCAAAAAATATTCAGATAAAGGAAGAACGCGCAAAATTGGTATTTGCCGTAAAAATCGGTGTACAGAATATTGAACAGGAACTTAAACCCGGGATGCCGGCTGATGCTATTATCAAGCTTAAGTAA
- a CDS encoding DUF1343 domain-containing protein — MKPNLWHAGSLILITGVYLMSSVPKVSAEVLLGNEVLQKSGFKILKNKRVGIITNHTGKTKTGQSVIDLIYAAPDIKVTALFAPEHGIRGDKDEKINSSVDEKTGLTIHSLYGKTQKPTKEMLENVDIIVFDIQDIGTRFYTYITTLALAMEAAKENGKEVIVLDRPNPITGVYTEGNILDKKFWGGFATHYPLPVRHGMTVGELALLFNTQFKIGCKIQVVKMVGWTRGMWLDNTNVPWINPSPNMKSLTAALLYPGVALFEGRGTNVSEGRGTEAPFEYTGAPWISSTTYAAELNSRNISGVTFEPTEFVPDAASFYKYKGETCYGVKIKVTDREKVQAVTLGVHMVDAMIKLFPDNFKLIPAFDGLSGNSNVREQLLARVPVDTIVAGWNDEHQKFLKIRKKYLLYK, encoded by the coding sequence ATGAAACCAAATCTATGGCACGCAGGCAGTCTTATATTAATAACAGGAGTGTATCTTATGTCATCAGTACCAAAAGTATCAGCGGAAGTATTACTGGGTAATGAAGTATTGCAGAAGTCCGGGTTCAAAATCCTCAAAAATAAACGTGTGGGTATAATCACTAACCATACAGGAAAAACCAAAACCGGGCAAAGCGTGATTGATCTTATATACGCAGCACCCGATATTAAAGTAACAGCATTATTTGCGCCGGAACACGGTATCCGCGGGGATAAGGATGAAAAGATTAACTCCAGTGTAGACGAAAAAACCGGCCTTACGATCCACAGTCTTTACGGGAAAACTCAAAAACCAACGAAAGAAATGCTTGAGAATGTTGATATTATAGTTTTTGACATACAGGACATCGGGACACGGTTTTATACGTATATAACCACCCTTGCGCTCGCAATGGAAGCTGCAAAAGAAAATGGGAAAGAAGTTATTGTTCTTGACCGCCCGAACCCGATCACCGGGGTTTATACTGAAGGAAATATTTTGGATAAAAAGTTTTGGGGCGGTTTTGCTACCCATTACCCTTTGCCGGTACGGCATGGGATGACCGTAGGTGAGCTTGCATTGTTGTTTAATACACAGTTCAAAATCGGGTGTAAGATACAGGTTGTGAAAATGGTTGGATGGACCCGCGGGATGTGGCTGGATAACACCAATGTTCCCTGGATTAATCCGTCACCGAATATGAAAAGCCTTACCGCCGCGTTGTTGTATCCAGGGGTAGCGTTATTTGAAGGCCGCGGGACTAATGTCAGTGAAGGCCGCGGGACGGAAGCGCCGTTTGAATATACCGGAGCGCCATGGATAAGTTCAACAACCTATGCTGCAGAATTAAACTCACGGAATATTTCAGGAGTTACGTTTGAGCCAACAGAATTCGTTCCTGATGCAGCGTCATTTTATAAGTACAAAGGCGAAACGTGTTATGGCGTAAAAATTAAAGTTACCGACCGAGAAAAAGTTCAGGCAGTAACGCTCGGGGTACATATGGTGGATGCAATGATAAAACTTTTCCCGGATAATTTTAAGTTAATCCCTGCATTTGACGGGCTAAGCGGCAACAGTAACGTCCGTGAACAACTCCTTGCCCGTGTGCCGGTAGACACAATAGTTGCCGGGTGGAATGATGAACACCAAAAGTTTTTGAAGATACGCAAAAAGTATCTGTTATATAAATAA